In Ogataea parapolymorpha DL-1 chromosome I, whole genome shotgun sequence, the following are encoded in one genomic region:
- a CDS encoding Translation machinery-associated protein 22, with translation MSAVTPVQVKYCGVCSFPVEFCEFGKKFKKCKAWLEEDDPELYKRLYSESAHNSSLSSEKEAKISESLAKMQLKEERKLERELQSLKSSKVLIKRIQRTKHKHVIAIAGLEVFDVDMKKMAKTFASKFATGASVTKNAEKKDEVVIQGDVGDEVETYILGLLKEKGLEDVKVEQVSEKRK, from the coding sequence ATGAGCGCTGTGACTCCTGTGCAGGTCAAATATTGCGGCGTGTGCAGCTTCCCGGTGGAGTTCTGCGAGTTTggcaagaagttcaagaaatgTAAGGCCTGGCTCGAGGAAGACGACCCGGAGCTCTACAAGAGACTGTACTCTGAAAGCGCGCAcaactcgtcgctgtcaTCTGAAAAAGAGGCCAAGATCTCTGAGTCGCTCGCCAAGATGCAGCTCAAAGAGGAGCGCAAGCTGGAGCGCGAGCTTCAGTCGCTTAAAAGCTCAAAGGTGCTGATAAAGCGGATCCAGCGCACAAAACACAAGCACGTTATTGCCATCGCAGGTCTCGAGGTTTTCGACGTGGACATGAAGAAGATGGCCAAGACATTTGCGTCGAAGTTTGCCACGGGCGCGTCGGTTACAAAGAATGCcgagaagaaagacgagGTGGTGATCCAGGGAGACGTGGGGGACGAGGTGGAAACGTACATTCTGGGGcttttgaaggagaagggTCTAGAAGACGTCAAGGTCGAGCAGGTGAGCGAGAAAAGGAAGTGA
- a CDS encoding Lyso-phosphatidylcholine acyltransferase — protein MSFYDVLQRGDEFILKDRPGQSRIWNFFSQATCMAVVGGSKAILGLFYNVNVKGLDNLDHGLAKARAENRGFLTLMNHMSVCDDPFIWACLPWRYFLSLDDIRWGLAASNICFNSKASSTFFSLGKLFACERFGRGPFQGGLDALVRILSPDDTLDTDHIFQGTEKSIPVGSTLATDVRSFYSPRYTPPVLRYKTSWVHIFPEGYVCQLKPPHNNSMRFFRWGTARLILEPTVAPVVVPIFTDGFEKIVPEAKVDDVVDSVLPQGIGSTITVNIGKALDDRIIEAFRAEWRALCDKYHDKLHPNDLSFELKFGKEAEALRSRVCDYLREKVAQLRLENGFPPEDERLKSQKFWSEYTKTDGASAPDIQFVGYNWAVRAYQKNTKTYDEYGNEISK, from the coding sequence ATGTCGTTCTACGATGTTTTGCAGCGAGGAGACGAGTTTATCCTGAAAGACCGTCCTGGACAGTCTCGCATCTGGAACTTTTTTTCCCAAGCCACATGCATGGCCGTGGTGGGTGGTAGCAAAGCCATCCTAGGTTTGTTCTACAACGTTAATGTCAAGGGTCTGGATAATCTAGACCATGGGCTTGCAAAAGCTCGCGCCGAGAACCGCGGATTTCTCACGCTAATGAATCACATGTCTGTTTGTGACGACCCATTTATTTGGGCCTGTCTACCGTGGAGATACTTTCTTTCGCTAGACGACATTAGATGGGGGCTTGCCGCCTCCAATATCTGTTTCAATTCGAAGGCGAGCAGCACATTCTTTTCTCTTGGAAAGTTATTTGCCTGTGAGAGATTTGGCCGTGGGCCTTTCCAAGGGGGTCTAGACGCGCTGGTTCGAATTTTGTCCCCAGACGATACACTGGATACAGACCATATTTTCCAAGGTACTGAGAAAAGCATCCCAGTTGGCAGCACGCTGGCAACCGACGTGCGGTCGTTCTACTCTCCGAGATACACTCCGCCTGTTCTCCGATATAAAACGTCCTGGGTCCACATTTTCCCCGAGGGCTACGTTTGCCAGTTGAAACCTCCACATAATAACTCGATGCGCTTCTTCCGGTGGGGCACTGCCAGACTGATCCTCGAGCCGACGGTGGCTCCCGTTGTGGTGCCCATTTTCACTGACGGGTTCGAAAAAATCGTCCCCGAAGCCAAGGTTGACGACGTGGTAGACTCTGTGCTTCCGCAGGGAATTGGCTCCACAATCACGGTCAACATAGGCAAGGCCCTGGATGACCGCATAATAGAGGCATTCCGTGCCGAATGGCGTGCCTTATGCGATAAATACCACGACAAGTTGCATCCGAACGATCTGTCGTTTGAGCTCAAATTCGGCAAAGAGGCAGAGGCTCTGCGCAGCCGTGTTTGTGATTATTTGCGCGAGAAAGTTGCGCAGTTGCGGCTTGAAAACGGCTTTCCTCCAGAGGACGAGCGACTTAAGTCGCAGAAGTTCTGGAGCGAATACACCAAGACCGATGGCGCCAGCGCCCCGGACATACAGTTTGTCGGATACAACTGGGCTGTCCGTGCGTACCAAAAAAACACCAAGACGTACGACGAGTACGGCAACGAGATTTCCAAGTAA